A section of the Aythya fuligula isolate bAytFul2 chromosome 9, bAytFul2.pri, whole genome shotgun sequence genome encodes:
- the NMNAT3 gene encoding nicotinamide/nicotinic acid mononucleotide adenylyltransferase 3, with protein sequence MSMKSRIPLILLACGSFNPITNMHMRLFELARDHLHQTGRYQVIEGIMSPVNDDYRKKGLVPARHRVAMAKLALETSDWIRVDPWESEQETWTETVKVLRHHYNESLRLLQYKKEFIKNKQPLEGSTENSLSSHYTVLPELKLLCGADFLQTFQTPNLWKKEHVKEIVEKFGLVCISRAGSDPARFISESELLTKFQHNIFLVKEWIQNEISATQIRYALCRGLSVKYLVPDSVISYIAHHNIYTEESERKNEGDLLQPLRLHNTTVSPLND encoded by the exons ATGTCAATGAAGAGCAGGATACCTCTCATTCTTCTAGCTTGTGGCTCCTTTAACCCCATCACAAATATGCATATGCGTTTATTTGAGCTGGCTAGAGATCATCTGCACCAAACAG gaAGATACCAAGTGATAGAAGGCATAATGTCTCCTGTCAATGATGACTACAGAAAGAAAGGCTTGGTTCCAGCAAGGCACCGGGTAGCAATGGCAAAACTAGCGCTGGAGACATCTGACTGGATTCGAGTTGATCCGTGGGAGAGCGAGCAGGAGACGTGGACAGAGACAGTAAAAGTGTTAAG gcaCCATTACAATGAATCGCTCAGACTGCTGCAGTACAAGAAGGAATTCATAAAGAACAAACAGCCCTTAGAAGGATCTACAGAGAATTCCCTTTCTTCCCACTACACAG TTCTACCAGAATTAAAGCTGCTTTGTGGGGCTGATTTTCTACAGACCTTTCAGACACCCAATCTGTGGAAGAAAGAGCATGTCAAAGAAATCGTGGAGAAGTTTGGGTTGGTCTGTATAAGCCGTGCTGGCTCTGATCCTGCTCGGTTTATCAGTGAATCAGAACTTTTAACTAAATTTCAGCACAATATCTTTCTGGTGAAAGAATGGATTCAGAATGAAATAAGTGCAACACAGATACGTTATGCTTTGTGCAGAGGATTAAGTGTAAAATATCTCGTCCCAGATTCTGTCATATCCTACATTGCACACCATAATATCTACACAGAAGAAAGTGAGCGGAAGAATGAAGGTGACTTGCTTCAGCCTCTTCGGTTGCATAACACAACAGTAAGCCCACTAAATGACTGA
- the RBP1 gene encoding retinol-binding protein 1, producing MPADFNGYWKMISNDNFEEYLKALDVNVAVRKIANLLKPDKEILQNGDHMIIKTLSTFRNYIMEFDVGKEFEEDLAGVDDRKCMTTVSWEGDKLLCVQKGEKEDRGWTQWIEGDEMHLEIRVCGVKCKQVFKKVQ from the exons ATGCCTGCAGATTTTAATGGTTACTGGAAAATGATCAGCAATGACAATTTTGAGGAGTATCTGAAAGCACTGG atgtaaatgttgctgtaagaaaaatagcaaactTGCTAAAACCTGACAAAGAAATCCTTCAGAATGGGGATCATATGATCATTAAAACGCTAAGCACTTTTAGAAACTACATCATGGAATTTGATGTAGGGAAGGAGTTTGAGGAGGATTTAGCTGGGGTGGATGATCGCAAATGCATG ACCACAGTATCCTGGGAGGGAGATAAGCTTCTCTGCgtacagaaaggagaaaaagaagatcGTGGCTGGACTCAGTGGATTGAAGGAGATGAAATGCACCTG gAAATAAGAGTGTGTGGAGTCAAGTGTAAGCAGGTCTTTAAGAAGGTACAGTGA